aatatataagaCATAATCGTTGCTTATGGTTCATCAAGCAAAtaactgaaaataaaacaaacttggaGTGATACATATTCGACCACTCCAACTAACAGCTTTTTTTCTCGGCTCtctttttatcaaattttacagCCTGCTGTACTTTattagaagggggggggggggcaggtacTTCATGATAGGGGTTGTAAAAATAAAGATGGGAACGTTTACAGGGGACATGTACAAACTAGGTGTTTACATAGCTTGGATTGTTATTGCATATCAACacagaaattgtattttctttCGGTTCAGAGATTTGTATTGAAGTTGGTGTGTGCATTTATTGCATATTCATTGCCATTGCATGGTTAAGAGTTAAGGAACAAGACAAAGGAAGTCAGACATATAATGattcttgtacatgtacatgtagttcttttGAAATCTtcttccaatgggagactttagcACGGTTCATTTTCACAGTTCTCATCAGTAGTGTGCATGCAACAACCTTtgcgcgcaatactgagcatgtgagCGCACACTTAGAGCCGATTGTTATGTCTGCTGCGGttagcgtctcaaaagtctccaattggCTGCAGCTTAGCCTTCATTTGCCATTTTGAAACCCATAACACGTAAGGGGCCTCAACATGGCTGACCAGGTTATAGGCCAGAGCCTTGACAGGAAGCACAAACAGTAAGGCCgagtccgaaacggcgacttcgctGGCAGATGCGCTCATCTAGCAgcagctgtagccaaagtcaccGTTTTCGGACTCGGCCTAAGACCTTAAAAGTAATTAACTTTGGGAGTGTATACACTAGTTCTCCTACCATCAGCACACCAACTCTCCGTCCTGCATAGCTTCCAGAGTGTCCCGCACCATGTAGAAAGACGGCCTGGCGTTCAGGTCCAGACTGCAACACATCTGGATGAGTTCATACACACAGCGTGGCGTGTTCTCTGGACACTCCAGCCTCTGGCCCTGGTACGTCTTGAGGAACACCTCCTCGTGGGTCATGCTCTCGTACGGCTGCTTGGCAAAGCTGTAAATTTCCCACAGTAGTACGCCGAACGACCACACGTCCGAGTGGGTGGTGAATTTATAGTGCCACAGCGCCTCCGGCGCCGTCCACCGAATCGGTATTGTCTCGTCCTTGTGTCCAAGGAACTGGTCGCTGGAACCAAGATAGCGAGCGAGTCCAAAGTCTGAAATCTTCACCTCGTTGTTGTTCCCCACCAGGCAATTCCTGGTGGCGATGTCTCTGTGGACGAACCGCTTCTCCGTAAGGTACACCATACCGCAGGCGACCTGGAAGGCCAAATTGAGTTGCGTCCGCCCGGGTAGTCCTGCCGCTCCGCTCTTGTCGCTGTGGTAGTGCAGGAACTCTTGGAGGTCTCCCTTCCCCATGTACTCCAGAAGCAGACACAACGGCTTCCCTACGAAGCACACGCCGAAAAGCTTGATCACGTTGGCGTGATCGAATCTGGAGATGATTTCAGCTTCTCGGTTGAAGTACTCCTGGACGTCACGGTCAGCGTTCGTTTTTAACATCTTCACCGCGACTGTCGTAGACGCCTCGTCCCGAAGTAGCCTGGGTGCGATGGCCTTGAACACCCGGCCGAATGCCCCCTCTCCGATATCGACAATATAAATGATGCTATTACGGGGGTACTCCAAGTGTCTCAAGTGTGGATTGAAGCTCCTATTGAAGTCTTTCCCATACATGGGGTTCTCCGGCAATTTGCTGATGTCAAAATCGCCAGGGTATTTATACCTGGAGTAGCGGTTGTACTGCCGACGATAAACGGCGCACACCACAACGATAATTCCAAAGCACACGACTGCAAGACTAACTCCACAGATGATgaaaatttctttgctattGCTGGGCTCCTTAAGGATGGGGTCGCCAATATGGTTATAGTCAGTTGGATAGGTCAAGTGAATGTACCTCCTACCAGTCGTAACTGAGGTTTCACTTTTAGGAAGGCTGGTGGTAGGCTTCTCTGGCAGCAAGGTAGTACTAGTCACATCAGCTGCAaatcaagaagaagaaaaaaaaatggttccaGAACACATTAGGCTTGAGAGTGCGAAAGAATTCTTGCTCGAAAGAATAATGACCTCGCTAAAAGGGGTTGTCATGCAAAAAAACAGGCCTGTGGCTACATGGATTTATGAACTCTCAACCCGACACTGCATGCATCAATGAAGTGCTCAACAACGGGTCAACTTAATGGGTGCACTCAAAATTTACTCAAATTTTGTTGACCTGGGCTATTTTTGTTGACCTGGGCAgacattctgcttagcaaatttcttggctaatcAACTACAGTAATCAAGAAATGACCGAGGTACTGGTCGCAGCAATGTTAACTGTTTGGTGTTGAGCCTGGTAACTTGTGCTAAgtaaatttctgtgcttacagtctATATAAAATTTggcttaaagactctggacactattggtaattgttaaagaccagtcttctcacttgctgtatctcaaaatatgcacaaaacaacaaacctgtgaaaatttgaactcaattggtcatcgaagttgcgagataatcatgaaagaaaaaacacccttgtcaaccgaagttgtgtgccttcatattcttgattttgagacctcaaattctaagtttgaggtctcgaaatcaaattcgtggaaaattacttctttctcgaaaactacttcacttcagagggagccgtttctcacaatgttttatacaatcaacctctccccattacttgttaccaagcaaggttttatgctgataaatattttgagtaattaccaatagtgtccactgcctttaaagtagtcTTACTCACCACAATTGGGGACTCCGCATGGCTGCCACTGGGGGTAGGGTCCCTCTGGAAAGCAGCCTGGTTCCTGTCTCATACCTCCTGGGTTTCGGCAAGAGTTACTGCTGTTAGCGAGCTCCGGAAACACTGACAAGTACATGTTTCTACTCTGTGGATACTAGACACATagacaaatacaaaacattttgtaaggccgggttcatacttcatgtaAATCAACAGTTGTAGGGAGGGTATGTATACCTTTGGCTTTTGGATccctttgattgttttaatcctatgtaaGTGTAATGTagataattatttacaataaaaataacccaTGAAAACTTaatataaagacactggaccctattggtagttgtcaaagaccagtatctcaaaatatgcataaaataacaaacctgtgaaaatttcagctcaattggtcgttgaagttgcgataATAATAatcgaagaaaaaacacccttgtcacaagaagttgtgtgctttcagatgcttgatttcgagacctcaaaatctaattttgaggtcttgaaatcaaattcaaatattttagtggaaaattacttcaagGGTTTATGGTCctaaacttgatctacaaaaggtaccaaaacccctttacaaaagaagaagaacaaggATTTTCAACGTACGCTGTGGGTCCATGGCAGACACTCTAGCCCTGTTTTAGTTACGCTGGTGTTGCCCTGGTAGAACTGCCCCTGGTTTTCATAGCAATCAGCTGGGGGGGaaaaaagaaatgaagaaaataGTTGAAATTC
The nucleotide sequence above comes from Asterias rubens chromosome 12, eAstRub1.3, whole genome shotgun sequence. Encoded proteins:
- the LOC117297507 gene encoding muscle, skeletal receptor tyrosine protein kinase-like; translated protein: MATPGLSKAVLQGSGPSACADHRWAWRYRRDCCLFVLLYLISLATSAPTYVPTSATTSEGLETSSTIQDATRQYTSTIASLKEVTELPREPSKVQVLPPEPQWTTQQQYTDPPVIQRPPENSSVVVEGRVTLRCQPTGAEPLRVRWEKDGVTLPLSGSRYNVKNNFNLKVFNASVSDRGMYRCWAENPGGSVYSSPAYLDVQVPAMIREEPQDYNVTYGTRVNLTCSVTGHPKPKLYWLRNRMRIFDRSARNPSFWEKEYYVFNATSSANYSCVVENVVTKSDDEKIQEIKKSRSAVIRVNNIPNYCATYNGNQCGNYLKGRQVFIDADLYNPINKQEPLLHDILSQIDSIVREGSCRNAFRSLMCHNMLPDCDVTKPAHPLPKPICREDCAVVRSELCHQDWVDLNQSRNQFFLKRFSQALGQSQCRDLPSKERSPGSCSEANLIVMPKDQITTDCYENQGQFYQGNTSVTKTGLECLPWTHSYPQSRNMYLSVFPELANSSNSCRNPGGMRQEPGCFPEGPYPQWQPCGVPNCADVTSTTLLPEKPTTSLPKSETSVTTGRRYIHLTYPTDYNHIGDPILKEPSNSKEIFIICGVSLAVVCFGIIVVVCAVYRRQYNRYSRYKYPGDFDISKLPENPMYGKDFNRSFNPHLRHLEYPRNSIIYIVDIGEGAFGRVFKAIAPRLLRDEASTTVAVKMLKTNADRDVQEYFNREAEIISRFDHANVIKLFGVCFVGKPLCLLLEYMGKGDLQEFLHYHSDKSGAAGLPGRTQLNLAFQVACGMVYLTEKRFVHRDIATRNCLVGNNNEVKISDFGLARYLGSSDQFLGHKDETIPIRWTAPEALWHYKFTTHSDVWSFGVLLWEIYSFAKQPYESMTHEEVFLKTYQGQRLECPENTPRCVYELIQMCCSLDLNARPSFYMVRDTLEAMQDGELVC